One stretch of Helicobacter jaachi DNA includes these proteins:
- a CDS encoding 3-methyladenine DNA glycosylase, with amino-acid sequence MIESSFTLLKALKNMDLMQHKPGWWWENSGSFEVILGSILTQNTQWSNVEKMLDSMRKAHILSGDCERDLHTFAHIDSIILQSHINGLQRQKSSYIIGISKAILGDFDTFSNFKQNVDFEWLFAQKGIGRESAYSILNYACGREVMVVDKYTYKLLCMLGREIEDYEELRGFCEQGIYDNLKAVYELYPKDMSVAQIFARFHGKIVEFGKRKSDVKSLISHF; translated from the coding sequence ATGATAGAATCTAGCTTTACTTTGCTTAAGGCACTTAAAAATATGGATTTAATGCAGCATAAACCGGGCTGGTGGTGGGAAAATAGCGGAAGCTTTGAGGTGATATTAGGCAGTATTCTTACCCAAAATACGCAATGGAGCAATGTAGAAAAAATGCTAGATTCTATGCGTAAGGCTCATATTTTAAGCGGAGATTGCGAGCGGGATTTGCACACTTTTGCCCATATAGATTCTATAATTTTGCAATCGCACATTAATGGCTTACAAAGGCAAAAATCAAGCTATATCATAGGCATTTCAAAGGCGATTTTAGGGGATTTTGACACTTTTAGTAATTTCAAACAAAATGTAGATTTTGAATGGCTTTTTGCACAAAAGGGCATAGGACGAGAAAGCGCGTATAGTATCCTAAACTATGCGTGCGGGCGTGAAGTTATGGTAGTAGATAAATACACTTATAAGCTTTTGTGTATGCTAGGCAGGGAGATTGAGGACTATGAGGAGTTGCGCGGCTTTTGCGAGCAGGGCATATATGATAATCTTAAAGCTGTGTATGAGCTTTACCCCAAAGATATGAGCGTAGCGCAGATTTTTGCGCGCTTTCATGGCAAAATTGTGGAATTTGGCAAACGCAAAAGTGATGTGAAAAGTTTAATTTCTCATTTTTAA
- a CDS encoding ATP-binding cassette domain-containing protein translates to MLNIHQLSAHFANSNRFYLNDISLHIAKQEKLALVGESGSGKSMLAQLILRLQPNVNVQSGSITFNGRNLLHFNNEQMRSLRGKDIAYIPQEPLSSLNPLQKVGKQILESFFIHAPSLYPHLSHKALKHKAQERLLELLDSVELEARYAQCYPFELSGGQKQRVALAMSIINNPALLICDEPTTALDVLIQRQIMQLLARLSAQSAILFISHDLGIVKDFCDNVVVLKAGQVIESSSTKAIFNAPKQPYTRFLIESLQLPRKSTSFNAKGTPLLCTKHLSVGVMQRRVFRANFKELVSSVDLTLYKGQILGIAGASGSGKSSLALGLLQLLSTKGEILLEGKNVSSKALRQNIGIVFQDPFSSLSPRLRVGDIIMEGLDSIPQAKKDALKALESVGLDSNLAQCYPFELSGGQKQRVSIARAIVRKPKILILDEPTSALDKSSQKLILELLLKLQAELELGYIFITHDLEILATLSDEVMILHNGQVVECAHAQQIFSHPQSQYAKSLIGAFFNKHL, encoded by the coding sequence ATGCTTAATATCCACCAACTTAGCGCACATTTTGCTAACTCTAATCGTTTTTATTTAAATGATATTTCTTTGCATATTGCTAAGCAAGAAAAGCTAGCACTTGTTGGTGAATCTGGCTCGGGCAAAAGTATGCTAGCACAGCTCATCTTGCGCCTGCAGCCAAATGTCAATGTGCAAAGTGGCTCTATTACCTTTAATGGGCGCAATTTGTTGCATTTTAATAATGAGCAAATGCGCTCTTTACGCGGTAAGGACATTGCCTATATCCCACAAGAGCCGCTCTCAAGCCTTAATCCCCTCCAAAAAGTGGGCAAGCAAATTTTAGAGAGCTTTTTTATCCACGCGCCTAGCCTCTATCCGCACTTAAGCCACAAAGCCTTAAAGCACAAGGCGCAAGAGCGATTATTAGAGCTTTTAGATTCTGTAGAGCTAGAGGCGAGATATGCTCAATGCTACCCCTTTGAGCTAAGTGGGGGACAAAAGCAGCGCGTAGCATTAGCAATGAGCATTATTAATAATCCCGCCTTGCTTATTTGTGATGAGCCAACAACCGCGCTTGATGTGCTAATACAAAGGCAGATTATGCAGCTATTAGCGCGCCTTAGTGCGCAAAGTGCGATTTTATTTATTAGCCATGATTTAGGCATAGTCAAAGATTTTTGCGATAATGTCGTGGTGCTAAAAGCAGGACAAGTGATAGAATCTAGCTCCACCAAAGCTATTTTTAATGCCCCAAAGCAACCATACACACGCTTTTTGATAGAATCTTTACAGCTTCCACGCAAAAGCACATCTTTTAACGCTAAAGGCACGCCGCTTTTATGCACCAAACACTTAAGTGTAGGCGTTATGCAAAGGCGCGTGTTTAGAGCGAATTTTAAAGAGCTAGTGAGTAGTGTAGATTTAACTTTGTATAAAGGGCAGATTCTGGGCATTGCGGGAGCTTCAGGCAGTGGGAAATCAAGTCTAGCGCTTGGATTATTGCAACTACTTAGCACTAAAGGAGAGATTTTGCTTGAGGGTAAAAATGTTAGCTCAAAGGCTTTGCGGCAAAATATTGGCATCGTATTTCAAGACCCCTTTTCATCGCTATCCCCGCGCCTACGCGTGGGCGATATCATTATGGAGGGCTTAGATTCTATACCGCAGGCTAAAAAAGATGCCTTAAAGGCTTTAGAATCTGTGGGCTTAGATTCTAATCTCGCACAATGCTATCCCTTTGAGCTAAGTGGGGGACAAAAGCAGCGCGTGAGCATAGCTAGAGCCATTGTAAGAAAGCCTAAAATCCTTATCCTTGATGAGCCAACTAGCGCGCTAGATAAAAGCTCGCAAAAGCTTATCTTAGAGCTATTATTAAAACTGCAAGCAGAATTAGAGCTAGGATATATTTTTATCACGCATGATTTGGAGATTTTAGCCACACTTAGCGATGAAGTGATGATTTTGCACAATGGGCAGGTGGTGGAGTGCGCTCATGCGCAGCAAATTTTTAGCCACCCTCAAAGTCAATATGCTAAAAGCTTAATTGGCGCATTTTTTAATAAGCATTTATAG
- a CDS encoding ABC transporter permease: MPSATLKKATKTQFATRWRIFKQNKRAFYSLICFCILLTLSLLANFIANDKPLFIYKDSKMYFPVFVDYPETTFGGDFETFSDYNDSYVKNTLLKDAFVLYAPIPYSYDTIIMDLPAQAPTAPDSKHWLGTDDKARDVSARLLYGYRISLAFGLILSVCSVVIGVCMGALQGYYGGSVDLIGQRLIEIFNAVPILFVIIIISSVFEPSFSWILCVVLAFSWIILVNLVRAEFLKARNLEYVLAAKAMNVSDVKIMFKHILPNALNATITFTPFIMAGSIVTLSSLDFLGFGMPVGSASLGELLAQGKNNLSSPHLGISAFIALCVLLSVLVFIGEGLRDAFDPHVTLATDSITTESTPAQSLSHA, translated from the coding sequence ATGCCTAGCGCAACGCTAAAAAAAGCTACAAAAACGCAATTTGCCACGCGCTGGCGTATTTTTAAGCAAAATAAGCGCGCCTTTTACTCACTCATATGCTTTTGCATTTTGCTCACTCTAAGCCTTTTGGCAAATTTCATTGCCAACGATAAGCCGCTTTTCATTTATAAAGATTCTAAAATGTATTTTCCTGTGTTTGTTGATTACCCGGAGACAACCTTTGGCGGAGATTTTGAGACCTTTAGCGATTATAATGATAGCTATGTGAAAAATACATTACTCAAAGACGCCTTTGTGCTGTATGCGCCAATCCCTTATAGCTATGATACTATCATTATGGATTTGCCCGCTCAAGCCCCCACTGCGCCAGATTCTAAACACTGGTTAGGCACTGATGATAAAGCAAGAGATGTGAGTGCTAGACTGCTGTATGGATATAGAATCTCGCTAGCTTTTGGGCTTATTTTAAGTGTGTGCAGTGTGGTCATTGGCGTATGTATGGGGGCATTGCAAGGATATTATGGAGGAAGTGTGGATTTAATAGGGCAGCGGCTTATTGAGATTTTTAATGCTGTGCCTATTTTATTTGTGATTATTATCATTTCAAGCGTATTTGAGCCAAGTTTTTCATGGATTTTGTGCGTGGTGCTAGCCTTTTCGTGGATTATACTTGTTAATCTTGTGCGCGCAGAATTTCTAAAAGCGCGCAATCTTGAGTATGTGCTAGCAGCAAAGGCTATGAATGTGAGTGATGTGAAAATTATGTTTAAACACATCTTGCCAAATGCGCTTAATGCCACTATCACTTTTACGCCTTTCATAATGGCAGGCAGCATTGTAACGCTAAGTAGCCTTGACTTTTTAGGCTTTGGTATGCCTGTGGGGAGCGCTAGCCTTGGTGAATTGCTCGCACAAGGGAAAAATAATCTCTCCTCCCCGCATTTAGGCATAAGCGCCTTTATCGCGCTATGCGTGCTTTTGTCCGTTCTAGTCTTTATTGGAGAGGGCTTAAGAGACGCATTTGACCCGCATGTAACATTAGCAACAGATTCTATCACTACAGAATCTACCCCCGCGCAAAGCCTATCCCATGCTTAA